One Cryobacterium psychrophilum DNA segment encodes these proteins:
- a CDS encoding energy-coupling factor transporter transmembrane component T family protein, whose amino-acid sequence MIGLYSPGTSLVHRAPTLLKLLLLSIFVVVLGATSDLRMLGVAAVLVVILVLGARVPLRAAVAQIAPILWLLVIAVPVQGLLAGWVVATLMAGRLLLAVTLAALFTMTTTVTAVLEAFEALLKPFSRWIDSERIGLLVALTIRCIPLVTDIVREVLEARKARGTRGSLLALAVPVVVRSLYAADALGEALAARGLDD is encoded by the coding sequence GTGATCGGTCTCTACAGCCCCGGCACCTCCCTCGTGCATCGGGCTCCCACGCTTCTCAAACTGCTGCTGCTGTCGATATTTGTGGTGGTTCTCGGCGCCACCAGCGATCTGCGGATGCTGGGCGTCGCGGCCGTACTCGTGGTCATTCTCGTGCTGGGCGCTCGCGTACCGCTCAGGGCCGCGGTGGCGCAGATCGCTCCGATCCTCTGGCTCCTGGTCATCGCGGTGCCCGTTCAGGGCCTGTTGGCGGGGTGGGTCGTCGCCACGCTCATGGCTGGCCGGCTGCTGCTCGCGGTGACCCTCGCCGCCCTGTTTACCATGACCACGACGGTCACCGCCGTGCTCGAGGCCTTCGAGGCACTGCTCAAGCCGTTCTCCCGCTGGATCGATTCCGAGCGCATCGGACTGCTCGTGGCCCTGACCATCCGTTGCATTCCGCTTGTCACCGACATCGTGCGCGAGGTGCTGGAGGCCAGGAAGGCGCGGGGAACCCGCGGCTCACTGCTGGCCCTCGCGGTGCCCGTCGTCGTGCGGTCGCTCTACGCGGCGGATGCCCTCGGCGAAGCCCTCGCCGCGCGCGGGCTCGACGACTGA
- a CDS encoding CGNR zinc finger domain-containing protein, whose amino-acid sequence MHFAPDTEEALEFLVALGNSDPGASPSGRDELETVADLAALLTSIPFTGRIDGDEAELFDVRQTRALMRRVWTLDRDSAVLEVNRMLLEANALPQLARHDVSDWHLHATVPEAPLGERMRVEAALALIDVIRSDEMGRLRMCAADACIGLVLDLSRNGSKRFCSVRCGNRMNMIAFRERQAADLQA is encoded by the coding sequence TTGCATTTTGCCCCTGACACCGAGGAGGCTCTCGAATTCCTGGTGGCGCTCGGCAATAGCGATCCCGGCGCCTCCCCGAGCGGTCGCGACGAGCTGGAGACGGTCGCCGATCTCGCCGCCCTTCTCACCTCGATTCCCTTCACCGGCCGCATTGACGGCGACGAGGCAGAGCTGTTTGATGTGCGGCAGACCCGCGCCCTGATGCGCCGGGTCTGGACCCTCGACCGAGACAGCGCCGTGCTCGAGGTAAACCGCATGCTGCTCGAGGCGAACGCTCTCCCCCAGCTCGCGCGCCACGACGTGTCGGACTGGCACCTGCACGCGACCGTTCCCGAGGCGCCGCTCGGGGAGCGCATGCGCGTCGAGGCGGCCCTGGCCCTGATCGACGTGATCCGCAGCGACGAAATGGGGCGCCTGCGAATGTGCGCGGCGGATGCCTGCATCGGCCTGGTGCTGGATCTCTCCCGCAATGGCTCCAAGCGGTTCTGCAGTGTGCGCTGCGGCAACCGCATGAACATGATCGCGTTCCGCGAGCGGCAGGCCGCCGACCTTCAGGCCTAG
- a CDS encoding biotin transporter BioY, with product MSTRILSARDLAQIAIFAALIAALGLPGALSIGAIAVPITFQTLGVMLAGAVLGARKGFFAVLLFLVLTLAGLPLLSGGRGGLAAFTISPSAGYLYGWLLGVVVIGYLTGRLLPRYRLWKALGATALGGIVAVYLLGIPVLALNLGLPLWVAAANNVAFLPGDILKVVITVLVARQVHRAYPGLIALPVKRRAATVPAALDNTAAAGAE from the coding sequence ATGTCCACACGCATCCTCTCGGCCCGCGATCTCGCCCAGATCGCCATTTTCGCCGCCCTCATCGCGGCCCTCGGCCTGCCCGGAGCCCTGTCGATCGGGGCGATTGCGGTCCCCATCACATTTCAGACCCTCGGGGTGATGCTCGCCGGCGCGGTTCTCGGCGCGCGCAAGGGCTTCTTCGCCGTTCTGCTCTTTCTTGTGCTGACCCTGGCCGGGTTGCCCCTGCTATCGGGCGGTCGAGGCGGGCTCGCCGCCTTCACGATCAGCCCGTCGGCGGGTTACCTCTACGGCTGGCTGCTCGGCGTGGTCGTCATCGGATACCTCACGGGTCGGCTACTCCCCCGCTACCGGCTCTGGAAGGCACTCGGCGCCACGGCCCTCGGCGGAATCGTCGCCGTCTACCTTCTCGGCATCCCCGTCCTGGCGCTCAACCTCGGGCTTCCGCTCTGGGTCGCCGCGGCGAACAACGTCGCATTCCTACCCGGGGATATATTGAAGGTTGTGATCACGGTTCTCGTTGCCCGCCAGGTACACCGCGCGTATCCCGGCCTGATCGCTCTGCCGGTGAAGCGCCGCGCCGCCACCGTCCCCGCTGCGCTCGACAACACGGCCGCGGCCGGCGCCGAGTAG
- a CDS encoding EamA family transporter, producing the protein MKLETIPGGLSIAVVAAISFGTSGALVKPMLEAGWSPTAAVTARALTAGLVLLPFALFSLRGRWAALWLGRWRVLGMGIVGVACTQLAYFAALQTIPVSTALLIEFLAPLILVGFVWVTTKRMPRRAVLLGSALAVAGLVLVIGPGAIRAVDPVGVLFAFGAAIACAVFFVVAARPARGLPPIALAAFGLLVGGAALGLLGVTGLLPFTASFADLALLGAETPWWVPLLALALISTAIAYAAGITAAGVLGSRLASFVGLLEVIFASLFAWLLLGELITPLQLLGGLLILGGIAAVGEERVELAAESLLPDEPGQHPVEPHEPMNDGPAAASGEATAAASALIGRP; encoded by the coding sequence ATGAAACTGGAAACGATACCCGGTGGGCTGAGCATCGCGGTCGTGGCCGCGATCTCGTTCGGCACCTCCGGCGCGCTGGTCAAACCGATGCTCGAGGCCGGCTGGTCGCCGACGGCGGCGGTCACGGCGCGCGCGTTGACGGCAGGGCTTGTGCTCCTGCCGTTCGCGCTGTTCTCGCTGCGCGGGCGCTGGGCCGCGCTCTGGCTGGGCCGCTGGCGAGTACTCGGGATGGGCATCGTGGGCGTGGCGTGCACGCAGCTGGCCTATTTTGCTGCGCTGCAGACGATCCCGGTCTCTACCGCGCTGCTGATCGAATTTCTCGCCCCGCTGATTCTGGTCGGCTTCGTCTGGGTGACCACGAAACGGATGCCGCGGCGCGCGGTTCTTCTCGGCTCGGCCCTCGCCGTGGCCGGCCTCGTGCTCGTGATCGGTCCCGGCGCGATTCGCGCCGTCGACCCGGTGGGCGTGCTGTTCGCGTTCGGGGCGGCGATTGCCTGCGCGGTGTTCTTCGTCGTTGCCGCGCGCCCGGCGCGGGGGCTGCCGCCGATCGCGCTCGCGGCGTTCGGACTGCTGGTCGGTGGCGCAGCGCTCGGACTGCTCGGTGTCACCGGTCTGCTGCCGTTCACCGCATCGTTTGCGGACCTGGCGTTGCTCGGAGCTGAGACGCCCTGGTGGGTACCGCTGCTCGCGCTGGCGCTCATCAGCACGGCGATCGCCTACGCCGCGGGCATCACCGCGGCCGGGGTGCTCGGGTCGCGGCTCGCGTCGTTCGTCGGGCTGCTGGAAGTGATTTTCGCTTCGTTGTTCGCGTGGCTGCTGCTCGGCGAACTGATCACGCCGCTGCAACTGCTCGGCGGGCTGCTCATCCTCGGCGGCATTGCAGCCGTGGGCGAGGAGCGCGTTGAGCTGGCCGCCGAGTCCCTGTTGCCGGACGAGCCCGGACAGCATCCTGTGGAACCACATGAGCCAATGAACGACGGCCCGGCCGCCGCCTCCGGGGAGGCAACGGCCGCGGCATCCGCTCTGATCGGGCGACCGTAA
- a CDS encoding energy-coupling factor ABC transporter ATP-binding protein, which yields MSTVTFDAVSHAFGDRTVLRDVTLRLTEARIGIVGANGSGKSTLARMINGLVTPDSGTVTVDGLNVAKRGKEVRRRVGFVFTNPDNQIVMPTVQEDVAFTLRRRGLSADQITQRTAAALERFGLSAHAEHPAHRLSGGQKQLLSLAAVLVSEPDIIVADEPTTLLDARNARRISELVATLSQQVIMVTHHLELLDDFDRVIVIEEGSVVADARPDEALSVYRALVS from the coding sequence ATGAGCACCGTCACGTTTGACGCGGTTTCGCACGCCTTCGGAGACCGAACCGTGCTCCGCGATGTGACCCTGCGCCTGACCGAAGCACGCATCGGCATCGTGGGCGCCAACGGATCCGGCAAATCCACGCTCGCCCGAATGATCAACGGACTCGTCACCCCCGATAGCGGAACGGTCACCGTCGACGGACTGAATGTCGCCAAGCGGGGCAAAGAGGTGCGCCGCCGGGTGGGGTTCGTGTTCACCAATCCCGACAACCAGATTGTCATGCCCACCGTGCAGGAAGACGTGGCGTTCACCCTGCGTCGTCGGGGGCTGAGCGCAGACCAGATCACCCAGCGCACCGCTGCCGCCCTCGAACGTTTTGGTCTGTCGGCCCATGCCGAGCATCCCGCACATCGTCTCTCCGGCGGCCAGAAGCAGCTGCTCTCGCTCGCCGCCGTGCTCGTGTCGGAGCCCGACATCATCGTGGCCGACGAGCCCACCACCCTGCTCGACGCGCGTAACGCGCGACGCATCTCTGAGCTCGTGGCCACGCTCAGCCAGCAGGTGATCATGGTCACCCATCATCTCGAGCTGCTCGATGACTTTGACCGGGTGATCGTGATCGAAGAGGGCAGCGTGGTGGCCGACGCCCGCCCCGACGAGGCCCTGTCGGTCTACCGCGCGCTGGTGTCTTGA
- a CDS encoding FKBP-type peptidyl-prolyl cis-trans isomerase: MSKKLALLVTTLGLTAALTACSGSSSAPNSTDAANADRTVSPTSECTDAGSVSDAIDVTGDFGAEPTVTMDSPVKTTATERTVAIEGTGTEKTKAGSVVNVSFSAFNGATSEKVDSTGYGAESSSVSLTVADNYVPGLVRAVNCSVAGDRVVAVMPPSDGFGDKGWSDLGLGTTDSMIFVIDINSIQPAKANGVDQPVQAGLPTVTLADNGEPTISIPKTDAPSDLTIATLKKGDGAVVAAGDTAQIEYTGVLWATGKEFDSSWKTDGPAAMPTANVVKGFADALVGQTVGSQVLAVIPPVDGYGTDGNSQAGISGTDTLVFVVDILGTGPTPAAPAQ; the protein is encoded by the coding sequence GTGTCCAAAAAACTTGCCCTTCTTGTCACCACGCTCGGCCTCACGGCGGCACTCACCGCCTGCAGCGGAAGCAGCAGCGCCCCCAACAGCACGGATGCCGCCAACGCGGACCGCACGGTTTCTCCGACCTCCGAGTGCACGGATGCAGGCAGCGTTTCCGACGCCATCGATGTGACCGGCGACTTCGGGGCCGAACCGACCGTGACGATGGATTCCCCGGTCAAGACCACCGCCACCGAGCGCACCGTTGCCATCGAGGGCACGGGAACCGAGAAGACCAAGGCCGGATCGGTCGTGAACGTGTCGTTCTCTGCCTTCAACGGCGCGACGAGTGAGAAGGTCGATTCCACCGGCTACGGCGCCGAATCCTCCTCGGTCTCCCTGACCGTGGCCGACAACTATGTCCCCGGACTCGTGCGGGCCGTGAATTGCTCCGTGGCCGGCGACCGCGTCGTGGCCGTTATGCCTCCCTCCGACGGATTCGGCGACAAGGGCTGGAGCGACCTCGGCCTCGGCACCACCGACTCGATGATCTTCGTCATCGACATCAACAGCATTCAGCCGGCCAAGGCAAACGGCGTGGATCAGCCTGTCCAGGCCGGCCTGCCGACCGTGACGCTCGCCGACAACGGTGAACCCACCATCAGCATCCCCAAGACCGATGCTCCGAGCGACCTGACGATCGCCACGCTCAAGAAGGGCGACGGCGCCGTCGTCGCCGCCGGTGACACCGCGCAGATCGAGTACACCGGTGTGCTCTGGGCGACCGGTAAAGAGTTCGATTCCTCCTGGAAGACCGATGGCCCGGCGGCCATGCCCACCGCCAATGTGGTGAAGGGCTTCGCCGATGCCCTCGTGGGACAGACCGTCGGCTCGCAGGTGCTCGCGGTCATCCCGCCGGTCGACGGCTACGGCACCGACGGCAACAGCCAGGCGGGTATCAGCGGCACCGACACACTCGTGTTCGTCGTCGACATTCTGGGTACCGGCCCCACCCCCGCCGCTCCCGCGCAGTAG
- a CDS encoding HNH endonuclease signature motif containing protein, whose translation MTTTIDGVFVDLTGSLARSGISAASFAELSDDESENTHRAIAQLAREVAKYVALSAANVACRSDWALGREGLARKKGYASAEDYVQALGGGGGSTKADTRRLIEAGTMAAEAETARARQEQADRLALAHPEAPPVAVHTPWFAPLGSAVTDGTLSTDAATAIRRGLGEPAIGVTDEMLADAVVALIAECRSVNADQAAKVARQCRDSIDAAGVASRADAMRARQYLRVWDKPDGMLHGSFELDPENGSYFKDFLLQITGPRQGGPRFVEKGEKERAQRIIADPRSTDQIAAEALIEVIKVAAAADPGTLFGRIRPSVKLVLTEAPTPAPRPDTPGPLLLRNGFIEGTPDAVPATTIDRTMCNTGFTPVLFSRDGTVLDVGREQRLFTQAQRAALALRDGGCMWPDCHRPPSYSEAHHLHGWDGGGLTNVEDGILLCARDHLRLHNDAWEATRIGREYWLIPPPAADTTRTPIRLVSKSALLPGSPLRQHA comes from the coding sequence ATGACAACCACCATTGACGGTGTTTTCGTTGATCTGACCGGGTCTCTGGCCCGGTCAGGTATATCCGCGGCGTCTTTCGCGGAGTTGTCCGACGACGAGTCGGAGAACACCCACCGGGCCATTGCCCAGCTCGCTCGCGAGGTCGCCAAGTACGTCGCACTGTCGGCCGCGAACGTCGCCTGCCGCTCCGACTGGGCGCTCGGCCGGGAAGGCCTCGCGCGCAAGAAGGGCTACGCCAGCGCAGAGGACTACGTGCAGGCCTTGGGTGGTGGCGGCGGCAGCACCAAAGCGGACACCCGCCGCCTGATCGAGGCCGGCACGATGGCCGCCGAAGCCGAAACCGCCCGGGCCAGGCAGGAGCAGGCCGACCGGCTGGCCCTGGCGCATCCGGAAGCGCCGCCGGTAGCCGTGCACACGCCGTGGTTCGCGCCGCTCGGCTCCGCCGTCACCGACGGAACCCTCAGCACCGACGCCGCCACGGCCATCCGCCGGGGCCTCGGTGAACCGGCGATCGGGGTGACCGATGAGATGCTCGCCGACGCGGTCGTCGCCCTGATCGCCGAGTGCCGCAGCGTGAACGCCGACCAGGCGGCGAAGGTGGCGCGGCAGTGCCGAGACTCCATTGATGCCGCTGGTGTCGCCTCTCGCGCCGACGCCATGCGCGCCCGGCAGTACCTCCGGGTCTGGGACAAGCCCGACGGGATGCTGCACGGCAGCTTCGAGTTGGATCCGGAGAACGGTTCGTATTTCAAGGACTTTCTGTTGCAGATCACCGGCCCCCGCCAAGGTGGGCCGCGGTTTGTGGAGAAGGGTGAGAAGGAGCGGGCGCAGCGCATCATCGCCGACCCGCGGTCAACGGACCAGATCGCCGCCGAAGCACTGATCGAGGTGATCAAGGTCGCCGCGGCCGCCGACCCCGGCACGCTGTTCGGCCGTATCCGTCCCTCGGTCAAACTCGTCCTCACTGAGGCGCCAACACCGGCCCCCAGGCCGGACACCCCGGGCCCACTGCTTCTGCGGAACGGGTTCATCGAAGGAACCCCGGACGCGGTCCCGGCAACCACGATCGACCGAACCATGTGCAACACCGGCTTCACCCCGGTGCTGTTCAGCCGAGACGGCACGGTGCTCGACGTCGGACGCGAACAGCGTCTCTTCACCCAGGCGCAACGCGCGGCACTCGCGCTCCGTGACGGCGGGTGCATGTGGCCGGACTGCCACCGACCACCCTCCTATTCCGAAGCCCACCACCTGCACGGATGGGACGGTGGGGGCCTGACCAACGTCGAAGACGGCATCCTGCTCTGCGCCCGCGATCACCTCCGCCTGCACAATGATGCATGGGAGGCCACTCGCATCGGCAGGGAATACTGGCTGATCCCACCACCGGCCGCCGATACCACCCGAACCCCCATCCGCCTGGTCAGCAAATCAGCACTCTTACCAGGTTCACCACTCCGTCAACACGCCTGA